AGAAATGTTGTATCGATAAAGTCATATTAAGCATTTAAGGCCCCTTGAGGGCCTTTGTTTATGAGGGTTACAGTATGCTACCTGATGTTAAAAAAATTCTTTACGCGTCTGATATTGATAAAGGTTCTCGTCCGGCATTCAGGGCTGCGGTGAGTCTTTGTGGTCATTACAATTCAGAGATTACCTATCTTCATATTATTGAGCCTCTCAGTGCCTCAGCACAGAGTGTGGTTGAAACAATGATGAATGATGAATCTCTGCATGAGATGCATACTCAAGGTTTAGAAAACTTAAAGCGTAAAATGGAAGATAGAATTGCGCGCTTTTGTGAGACAGAGCTTGAAGAAAATGAGATGCTTTCTGAAGGTTCAGTGCAATCTCGTGTTGAAGAGGGAACGCCTTGGAAAACCATCCTCAGGGTTGCTGATGATATTGATGCAGATGTCATTGTTATGGGAACCCGTACCCACTCTGCGGTTGGCCAGTTTCTACTTGGCTCCACTGCTAACAAAGTGATGCAGAACTCCAAGCGTCCAATTCTGATCGTGCCTTTATAAGCAGATTAGCGTTCAGGGGTATGGCCGTTGTGCTGTAAGCGCCCCTGAGAAAATAAAAGCGACCCCTTCTTTTCGAGGGGGTCGCTTTTTTTATGTCTGTTAAAGATTAATTCGCTACAGGAAATAATATTGTGTCTTAAGGAGTGCCCTGATAAGTTTAATGCTGATCTATTGTAAGGAGAAACAGGCCCATGGATGTCCTCTCTGCTATGGCGGTTTTTGCCCGTGTCATTGAGCTGCAGAGTTTTTCCCTCGCGGCAAGTGATTTAGGGGTTTCTAGCTCGTCGGTTAGTAAACAGGTTGCGCACCTTGAAAAGCATGTGGGTGCGGCGCTTCTAGAGCGGACGACC
The genomic region above belongs to Amphritea japonica ATCC BAA-1530 and contains:
- a CDS encoding universal stress protein, with protein sequence MLPDVKKILYASDIDKGSRPAFRAAVSLCGHYNSEITYLHIIEPLSASAQSVVETMMNDESLHEMHTQGLENLKRKMEDRIARFCETELEENEMLSEGSVQSRVEEGTPWKTILRVADDIDADVIVMGTRTHSAVGQFLLGSTANKVMQNSKRPILIVPL